One part of the Symphalangus syndactylus isolate Jambi chromosome 1, NHGRI_mSymSyn1-v2.1_pri, whole genome shotgun sequence genome encodes these proteins:
- the SEC11C gene encoding signal peptidase complex catalytic subunit SEC11C isoform X2, translating to MVRAGAVGAHLPASGVDIFGDLKKMNKRQLYYQVLNFAMIVSSALMIWKGLIVLTGSESPIVVVLSGSMEPAFHRGDLLFLTNFREDPIRAGEIVVFKVEGRDIPIVHRVIKVHEKDNGDIKFLTKGDNNEVDDRGLYKEGQNWLEKKDVVGRARGMLFWL from the exons ATGGTACGGGCGGGCGCCGTGGGGGCGCATCTCCCCGCGTCCGGCGTAGATATCTTCGGGGACCTGAAGAAGATGAACAAGCGCCAG CTCTATTACCAGGTTTTAAACTTCGCCATGATCGTGTCTTCTGCACTCATGATATGGAAAGGCTTGATCGTGCTCACGGGCAGTGAGAGCCCCATCGTGGTGGTGCTGAG TGGCAGTATGGAGCCGGCCTTTCACAGAGGGGACCTCCTGTTCCTCACAAATTTCCGGGAAGACCCAATCAGAGCTGGTGAAATAGTTGTTTTTAAAGTTGAAGGACGAGACATTCCAATAGTTCACAGAGTAATCAAAGTTCATGAAAA AGATAATGGAGACATCAAATTTCTGACTAAAGGAGATAATAATGAAGTTGACGATAGAGGCTTGTACAAAGAAGGCCAGAACTGGCTGGAAAAGAAGGACGTGGTGGGAAGAGCAAGAGG
- the SEC11C gene encoding signal peptidase complex catalytic subunit SEC11C isoform X3, translating to MVRAGAVGAHLPASGVDIFGDLKKMNKRQLYYQVLNFAMIVSSALMIWKGLIVLTGSESPIVVVLSGSMEPAFHRGDLLFLTNFREDPIRAGEIVVFKVEGRDIPIVHRVIKVHEKDNGDIKFLTKGDNNEVDDRGLYKEGQNWLEKKDVVGRARGK from the exons ATGGTACGGGCGGGCGCCGTGGGGGCGCATCTCCCCGCGTCCGGCGTAGATATCTTCGGGGACCTGAAGAAGATGAACAAGCGCCAG CTCTATTACCAGGTTTTAAACTTCGCCATGATCGTGTCTTCTGCACTCATGATATGGAAAGGCTTGATCGTGCTCACGGGCAGTGAGAGCCCCATCGTGGTGGTGCTGAG TGGCAGTATGGAGCCGGCCTTTCACAGAGGGGACCTCCTGTTCCTCACAAATTTCCGGGAAGACCCAATCAGAGCTGGTGAAATAGTTGTTTTTAAAGTTGAAGGACGAGACATTCCAATAGTTCACAGAGTAATCAAAGTTCATGAAAA AGATAATGGAGACATCAAATTTCTGACTAAAGGAGATAATAATGAAGTTGACGATAGAGGCTTGTACAAAGAAGGCCAGAACTGGCTGGAAAAGAAGGACGTGGTGGGAAGAGCAAGAGG